ATAAAATAAAGCAAACAATACTCAGCATGAATAGCCTAGAATTGTTTAAACGCCATACATGAACCGTACAAAATAATACTAAAAAAAGCCCTATCCACGATTGATTTAATAAACATAATAGCCATATCACAAATATCATCAAAGGATAAAAAAAATACCCCTTTACAGAGGTATTTTCTTTAATCATTGTCTTCACCAAAAGCAAGTGTGTCAAAATATTCTTGAGATAACGTGACTTTATCAATTGTTGCGCCCGCTTGTTTAATCAATTTCATTGCATAATCATCATTTCGATAATCTTTCAAATAGTGAATCATTTTAATCCCCGCTTGTAAAATCATTTTAGTGCATTGTAAACAGGGAAAGTGTGTCACATAAATTTCTGCCCCATCTGTTTCAACGCCAAATTTTGCGCATTGTAAAATAGCATTCATCTCTGCATGGATGGTTCGTACACAATGTCCATCAACAAGGTAACATCCTTCATCTATGCAATGAACATCTCCCGTTACAGATCCATTATATCCTCCAGCTATTATTCGTCTATCTCGGACAATTGTTGCTCCAACTGATAATCTTGTACATGTGCTACGTAAAGATAACAATAGACTTTGAGCCATAAAGTATTGATCCCAAGGAATTCTTTCTCTTCTCATCTTTAAACCTCTTTTTCTTTAACTTAAGTTTATTGTAATTGATTTTTAATGTTTTAACTAGTTATTTTATTTATTCAACTATAACATCTTCCACTTTTCTATTCTTCTACACTATGATGGATGATTTTAAACTTTCAAAAGTTTTTTCACCAATACCATCAACATTTGTTAAATCTTCTATTGTTTTAAATAACCCTTTTTCTTCACGGTATTTAATAATACTTTCTGCTTTTTTCTCACCAATACCATTTAATGTTTTTAACTCATCTATGGTTGCTGTATTAAGATTAATTAAATCTGACTTACTTGAGTCTTGCTTGTCTTTTCCATTACTTTGTAGCATTGGTATGTCATCTAGTACTTCGCCCTCTTTTGGGATGTAAATAACCATTTGATCACTTACACGCTCAGATAGATTCACCCGTTTATCATCAGCATTAGATAAAAATCCGCCTGCTAATTCCACGACATTCAATACTCTCATATTACCAGTTACTTGATAAATACCTGGATTGATAACCGCACCCTTAATATCTACATACATCTCATCAGTTGATATAACATTTTTTTCAATATTTTCTCTTAGTGTACTATTCGTTGTGATAGTGGTGGACTCCTCAACTATTATCTTATTTGCAGAAAACATTCTTATCAGCACAAAAGCACTCACTATAATCATACTTACAACGCCAAGTACAAGCCATTTTTTATCTTCTAATTTTTTAAAACGATTCATCTTACCTCTCCTTTCATTAATAGATACGAAAAAACACACGTCTTATTCCTAAGGCGTGTGTTTTTCTAAGTAATTTATCGCATCTTGAATCGTTTTAACAGGTACCACTTTTAGTGAAAGATGATTTTTATCCGCTGATTCCTTGGCTAATTCATAATTCGTTTTTCCTTCTGTTTCATTATTCGGGGCGAAAAATATCGTTGCTCCAGCTTTTTCAGCTGCCACTACCTTTTTCTCGATTCCGCCAATATCTCCTACTTTTCCTTTATCGTTAATCGTTCCTGTCCCTGCAATATTTCGTCCTTGTTTTAAATCTTTCTGACTTAACATGCTATAAAGTTCCAAACTAAACATTAATCCCGCTGAAGGACCACTTACACCTTGTGTATTAAATTGAATGTCTTTCTTAGTATCAATAGATGTTTGATCCACAACAGTCACACCAATTCCCGGTCGATTTAATTTTGGTAACTTAATAATTTTTCCATCAGCCACTTCTTCGTGCCCATTTCGCTCATAACCAATAGAAAGAGATTCATCAATTGGCATCTTTTGTAAAGTTTGAATAAAATCATTCGATTGTAGCATTGTCTTTCCATTTAATTTTTGAATTAAATCACCCACTTCTAATTTTTTATAAAAACTAGAATAGTCTGCAACAGATAATACATAAATCCCTTTATATACACGCCTATAAGGAATATCAGCTAATTCCAATGCAATCTGGATGGCTTCATTTTTTGAGTCTTCCATATTATATTCTTGAATACGTTCATACTCAGCTGAATTGGAGTCACCTAATATGTCTTGTTGGGGAATTAGCTCTGCATTACGATCCAATTTACTTAATAAAACCGTTAAAACATTGGCTTTTTGGACTTGAACTGTCGTCATCATAAACGAGCCTTCTTGCGTATCCTTTTTACCATCTACAGTAATAATTTGATTTAATTTATCAGCACTACCTGGCGATTCAATATAATAGGGTAATGGAAAAATTAAAACAAATAAAATCACTAAAACACCTAACACTTTTAGATAAAATGATTTCTTTTTAAAAAGCTCCTTGTTCATGACTATAACCTTCTTATTATTTAAATTTTAATTTGAGTGCGTCATTGACCTTTTCTGGAACAAAATCGGTGATATTTCCTTGAAATTTAGCAATTTCTTTCACCATACTAGAACTGATATGATTATATTCT
This genomic stretch from Vagococcus sp. CY52-2 harbors:
- a CDS encoding ComE operon protein 2, translating into MRRERIPWDQYFMAQSLLLSLRSTCTRLSVGATIVRDRRIIAGGYNGSVTGDVHCIDEGCYLVDGHCVRTIHAEMNAILQCAKFGVETDGAEIYVTHFPCLQCTKMILQAGIKMIHYLKDYRNDDYAMKLIKQAGATIDKVTLSQEYFDTLAFGEDND
- a CDS encoding helix-hairpin-helix domain-containing protein, with translation MNRFKKLEDKKWLVLGVVSMIIVSAFVLIRMFSANKIIVEESTTITTNSTLRENIEKNVISTDEMYVDIKGAVINPGIYQVTGNMRVLNVVELAGGFLSNADDKRVNLSERVSDQMVIYIPKEGEVLDDIPMLQSNGKDKQDSSKSDLINLNTATIDELKTLNGIGEKKAESIIKYREEKGLFKTIEDLTNVDGIGEKTFESLKSSIIV
- a CDS encoding SepM family pheromone-processing serine protease; the protein is MNKELFKKKSFYLKVLGVLVILFVLIFPLPYYIESPGSADKLNQIITVDGKKDTQEGSFMMTTVQVQKANVLTVLLSKLDRNAELIPQQDILGDSNSAEYERIQEYNMEDSKNEAIQIALELADIPYRRVYKGIYVLSVADYSSFYKKLEVGDLIQKLNGKTMLQSNDFIQTLQKMPIDESLSIGYERNGHEEVADGKIIKLPKLNRPGIGVTVVDQTSIDTKKDIQFNTQGVSGPSAGLMFSLELYSMLSQKDLKQGRNIAGTGTINDKGKVGDIGGIEKKVVAAEKAGATIFFAPNNETEGKTNYELAKESADKNHLSLKVVPVKTIQDAINYLEKHTP